Proteins encoded by one window of Anopheles maculipalpis chromosome 2RL, idAnoMacuDA_375_x, whole genome shotgun sequence:
- the LOC126565021 gene encoding perlucin-like, with the protein MSCKTIFLSLCVALIAFNAVQGGGFNAKRYVVIAKSVDFFEAWHECNSIEGYLAPVESLDDQNRLELALANSNNPDGIYYIGGTEIGRKARWMWIALNQKISDKGFTNFYPGEPNNLGGRQGCLTVGNWKGEQQRGKWDDSECDKKLDGFVCAYPSCG; encoded by the exons atgtCGTGCAAAACTATCTTCCTGTCGTTGTGTGTGGCGTTGATCGCATTTAATGCCGTCCAAG GTGGAGGTTTTAATGCTAAACGGTACGTCGTTATCGCGAAGAGCGTTGACTTTTTCGAAGCATGGCATGAGTGCAATTCCATCGAAGGATATTTAGCTCCTGTTGAGTCGCTGGATGATCAAAACCGCTTAGAGCTTGCACTGGCCAATTCCAACAACCCTGACGGCATTTACTACATCGGAGGCACTGAAATTGGTCGGAAAGCTCGCTGGATGTGGATCGCCCTTAACCAGAAGATTTCGGATAAAGGCTTCACAAACTTTTACCCCGGAGAGCCCAACAATCTTGGTGGACGCCAGGGATGTTTGACGGTTGGCAACTGGAAAGGTGAACAGCAGCGTGGTAAATGGGACGATTCGGAGTGTGATAAGAAACTCGATGGATTTGTTTGTGCATACCCATCCTGTGGATAG
- the LOC126557658 gene encoding extracellular serine/threonine protein kinase FAM20C — protein sequence MYWIRSKKLRERLALGFGALLVLFTLLLVVDLQMDLGVSRGEFIPSHARIRYANQQDRSGIYNEFHRKYLAKSNASGSKEYLTTNAQAQHRGHTDTSGPGYPGKSASTTTVPPPHDRFKDLTALVVAPRASKHRAPQPFERIIVREESYTDDPIDEDEANPTLGELLDLRPSPNASNLERFQLRISKRELYSREDTLVNAVIDDMIRLPILHVVQKEGGTQLKLIIDYPNDVHALFKPMRFPREQQTLPNHFYFTDYERHTAEIAAFHLDRLLGFRRAMPVTGRILNITTEIYQVGDEVLLKTFFVSPSSNLCFHGKCSYYCDTSHAICGNPDTLEGSFAAFLPTQDDTQRKVWRHPWRRSYHKRRKAQWETDSDYCTMVRDIPPYDEGRRLLDLMDMSVFDFLTGNMDRHHYETFKIFGNDTFPIHLDHGRGFGKPFHDELSILAPVLQCCLIRASTLETLLRYHNGPKPLSEAMRESMAIDPIAPVLWEPHLTALDRRVAIVLQAVRDCIRKSTEDEVAGGIPEVPNVLGETDTVPRNGFYRS from the coding sequence ATGTACTGGATCCGGTCGAAAAAGCTGCGCGAGCGGCTAGCGCTCGGATTCGGTGCCCTGCTCGTCCTCTTCACGCTACTGCTCGTGGTCGACCTGCAGATGGATCTGGGTGTGTCCAGGGGTGAGTTTATCCCGTCACACGCCCGTATCCGGTACGCGAATCAGCAGGATCGCAGCGGCATCTACAACGAGTTTCACCGGAAGTATCTGGCGAAAAGCAATGCATCCGGCTCGAAGGAATATCTAACGACAAATGCGCAAGCCCAACACCGCGGACACACCGACACATCCGGTCCGGGATATCCCGGCAAGTCGGCATCAACTACCACCGTTCCACCACCGCACGATCGCTTTAAGGATCTAACGGCGTTAGTGGTGGCACCGCGTGCAAGCAAACATCGTGCCCCACAACCCTTCGAACGGATTATTGTACGCGAAGAATCGTACACGGACGATCCAATCGATGAGGATGAAGCAAATCCAACGCTCGGCGAACTGTTGGACCTGCGGCCCAGTCCAAATGCATCCAACCTAGAGCGGTTTCAGTTGCGTATCTCCAAGCGCGAACTGTACAGCCGGGAGGACACGCTCGTGAATGCGGTAATCGACGACATGATCCGGCTACCCATCCTGCACGTGGTACAGAAGGAAGGTGGCACACAGCTGAAGCTGATCATCGACTATCCGAACGATGTGCACGCACTCTTCAAACCGATGCGATTCCCGCGTGAACAGCAAACCCTCCCGAATCATTTCTACTTCACCGATTACGAGCGACACACGGCCGAAATTGCGGCCTTCCACCTCGACCGGTTGCTCGGCTTCCGGAGAGCAATGCCGGTGACGGGGCGCATCCTTAACATCACCACCGAAATCTATCAGGTGGGTGATGAGGTTCTACTGAAGACGTTCTTCGTATCGCCGTCCAGCAATCTGTGCTTCCACGGCAAGTGTTCGTACTACTGCGATACGTCACACGCAATCTGTGGCAATCCGGACACGCTGGAAGGTTCGTTTGCCGCCTTTCTGCCGACGCAGGACGACACGCAGCGCAAGGTGTGGCGTCATCCGTGGCGCCGCTCGTACCACAAGCGCCGAAAGGCACAGTGGGAAACGGACTCCGACTACTGCACGATGGTGCGTGACATTCCACCGTACGACGAGGGTCGCCGGCTGCTCGACCTGATGGACATGTCCGTGTTTGACTTCCTCACCGGCAACATGGACCGGCACCATTACGAAACGTTCAAAATCTTCGGTAACGACACGTTCCCGATACACCTTGACCATGGCCGTGGGTTCGGTAAACCGTTCCACGACGAGTTGTCCATATTGGCGCCGGTACTGCAGTGTTGCTTGATCCGAGCGTCCACATTAGAAACGCTGTTGCGGTACCACAACGGTCCGAAACCACTGTCGGAAGCGATGCGTGAATCGATGGCGATCGATCCAATTGCGCCCGTACTGTGGGAACCACATCTGACGGCGCTGGATCGGCGCGTGGCCATTGTGCTGCAGGCTGTGCGAGACTGCATAAGGAAATCGACGGAAGATGAGGTGGCCGGTGGTATTCCCGAGGTTCCGAACGTGCTCGGCGAGACGGATACGGTGCCAAGGAATGGGTTCTACCGTTCCTAG
- the LOC126565030 gene encoding ladderlectin-like: MSCKTIFLSLCVALIAFNAVEATPKRFVVITKSSSFFQAWHDCNELGAYLAAIESPSDQALVEKALASSSNPNGTYYIGGTDIGRDGRWMWIGLHRQIKNLDYKNFYPGEPNNLGGRQECLTVGNWKGEQQRGKWDDAECDKQLDGYVCTHPAS; encoded by the exons ATGTCGTGCAAAACTATCTTCCTGTCGTTGTGTGTGGCGTTGATCGCATTTAATGCTGTCGAAG CCACTCCCAAAAGATTCGTCGTTATCACGAAAAGCTCCAGCTTTTTCCAAGCGTGGCATGATTGCAACGAACTGGGAGCCTATTTAGCTGCTATCGAGTCGCCAAGCGATCAAGCGCTTGTGGAGAAAGCGTTGGCCAGCTCTAGCAACCCGAACGGCACTTACTACATCGGAGGAACGGACATTGGCCGGGATGGTCGCTGGATGTGGATTGGATTGCACAGGCAGATTAAGAACTTGGACTACAAGAACTTCTACCCCGGAGAGCCCAACAATCTTGGTGGACGCCAGGAATGCTTGACGGTTGGCAACTGGAAAGGTGAGCAGCAGCGTGGAAAATGGGACGACGCGGAGTGCGATAAGCAGCTTGATGGATATGTGTGCACACACCCCGCATCTTGA